One Nicotiana tomentosiformis chromosome 4, ASM39032v3, whole genome shotgun sequence genomic window carries:
- the LOC104119299 gene encoding mitochondrial import inner membrane translocase subunit TIM17-2-like: protein MGTPETSREPCPDRILDDVGGAFGMGAVGGAAFHFIKGTYNSPKGERLVGGTQAVRMNAPRIGGSFAVWGGLFSTFDCTMVYLRQKEDPWNSIIAGAATGGFLQMRQGLVAASRSAMFGGVLLALIEGAGIMLNKVMSAPQNFPPMDEPLPNAPGVPGYPAGQLPGQPMGQLPGQAPVSIDGMMAESSAPSSSSSSSWFGGLFGGGKKEETATNSGSKTQVLESFDAPSPPTFEYK from the coding sequence ATGGGAACACCAGAGACCTCTCGTGAACCTTGCCCTGACCGCATACTTGATGATGTTGGCGGAGCATTTGGTATGGGTGCTGTTGGAGGTGCGGCCTTCCACTTCATAAAAGGCACATACAACTCACCAAAAGGTGAGCGCTTGGTTGGTGGTACACAGGCAGTGCGCATGAATGCACCTCGTATTGGTGGTAGTTTTGCTGTGTGGGGTGGACTGTTCTCCACGTTTGATTGTACAATGGTTTATCTCCGTCAGAAAGAAGATCCGTGGAACTCAATCATTgctggtgcagcaactggtggcTTTCTTCAGATGCGGCAGGGATTAGTTGCTGCTTCTAGATCAGCAATGTTTGGTGGAGTTTTACTTGCGTTGATAGAGGGAGCTGGAATTATGTTGAATAAAGTCATGAGTGCTCCCCAGAATTTCCCGCCCATGGATGAGCCACTACCTAATGCCCCTGGTGTGCCTGGGTATCCAGCCGGGCAGCTGCCTGGTCAACCAATGGGGCAGCTTCCTGGTCAAGCTCCAGTAAGTATTGATGGCATGATGGCTGAATCTTCAGCACCGTCCTCTTCTTCCTCAAGTTCCTGGTTTGGAGGGCTTTTTGGCGGTGGAAAAAAGGAGGAGACAGCGACAAACAGTGGTAGCAAGACACAGGTTTTAGAGAGCTTTGATGCTCCTAGCCCACCTACTTTTGAATATAAATAA